The DNA segment TGTTTAAGGAATTAGTCCAAAAAAGTTATAGATTAAAGcatcaaaagttttttttttctttttaatgagAAGATAGGTCATTTTATAgcaaatacataataaaaaaattgaaaaaataagggagaaatgaaaagtaaaaagaatCATGAAGGGAAATAATTACAAAACAAACTTATGAAGATTTTACACAAAAAGTTGCTTGTGTGAAAGTAATTATCTCTTAGTGTGTATGCTTATCAGTTAAGATTAGATTCAAGCCAATTTACTGAATTTAGGCACCGACTTAGTTCACATAGCTTTATGTAGAAAAACCATATGTCACCAAATATTCAAGTGAAAGAGATTATTAAACCAAATGGGAAAGTTTGGAAAATTTGCATTTAAAAAAGTGGATTCATATGCTGAAAATTGCTTTTGGAAATTgtgttttttatatataaactaatcatatatcatatattaattaataaaaaatgtggGTGGATATAACATATAATAAAGGGGGTTGAATTTAGTTCTTCTCTTGATGTCATATAATAGGACTCAGGACTACTCTATAGTGTTAGGTTTGCCTAACATGTTTAAGAAAACATTAAAATGTTTAGAAATATAAAACCAAAGCAATATCTCCATGTTTTGACAAATAAATGCCGAGAAGAGATTGCACTTTTTGtgttacaaataaaaatagagtaATACTAgacaatcatttttttttcatttaacattagctaaattttttaaaattattttatttatattaaattatagattctaaataaaaaattttaattctaaatcctaattaTAAACCTAAACACTAATGTTAGCTAATAATGTTATAATgactaactaaaaattaattccaCATAAAAATATGATTGTAAAAATATTGACttagttatttattatttaaaaaaattttaaatacatacatatatgtGTTTGTTTTTGAGAATAGTAGGACAAAACACTGAAAATAAGATACAAGGGacaaagacacaaaattttgtattcttgtattctgtttggtaataaactagaacaaattataaaaatctaatttattctcatttttttcattcaaaaatatttgagaagaaaaatataatatttatgaaaaattaacaagaataataaaaaaagtaaaaaataaaatgtgttTCTTGTTAGTATTTCTGTATTCTTTCTGTtaggatggacacaaaatacacatAGTCTCTATTCATGTCTCATCTATCAAACACGATTTTATGTCTCTGTGTCTATGTCCCAGTGTCCCATTCTtataaacaaacgcagcctaaataataataatatataaaactcTTTTTATAGTTTTGAGtgaatagaaattaaaagaattaaaagaaaaaattgattaatgaatataaaaaagagcaaaacaaaaggaaaatgatTATCCATACTCCTAATAGGTAGAGAGAAAGCTTGATGTTtgtgttaaaacttaaaagcttTCATTTGAAAGAGTGGGGGATGAGTGATAATGAAGATGGTGGCTAGTGGGACCTTCCCAGTATGAGTAACTATCAGTGGAGCAACTTAAGCACTCCACAAATGGAAGCTGCATTGTCAAGCAAAGCAACAACACCCTCTATTCCCCCCACTCAACAccaaaaccaaaaattaaataaaataaaaacaatttttatatACCAATTTTTGTGTCAACActcattttagatttttttaatttaaatttaactcctatttcaatattttaatttttagtttctatctttaaattttataatttcatcTGATATCTATAGACATTTCAACTTTACGTATAGATATCactattcaaaattaaaaaaaggacAAAAACATTACATCATCTTTTTCCTCTATTCATATTCATGCCTCACTAACAATCAtccttcatatatatatatataatttttttctaatataatttCTTCCTTCCACCTACTACCACACATAAAGGCCTTAAAACTCCACAACTTTTCTCCATTTTCAcctaaagaaaaggaaaaaaggcCATTTCCATTGAACATTAACTTTCTCCTTCACTCTATATTCATGCTTCTGCCTCAATTCATGGATTGATCTCATAAATACTCTTCAACCAACAAGATcctacatatatacatataatagaaTAAGGTTAACTAAACCTCTATCACCATTCATTCCATTAggtaaggaaaaaaaaaaaaatctcttcaTGTTCTTTTCATGCTTGCTGCAtaattctttgttttctttgctttgatCATCTCTTCATCCAAAAGGGTATTAGAAATtagacaacttttttttttttgtgttaatcAGTGATGATTGATGAACTAAATATACATAACTCTGTTTCTGttctgtttttcttctaactgTGAATACCTTTATGGTTGATTAGAATGGATTCATTCAATGAAGGTCATCAAAGTAGCAGCTTCAGGTACAATCCGAATTTGAACATGGCGAATCATGCGGCCGACGATGAtaacgaagaagaagatgagGCTGGTGAGTTCTCTGGGGTTTTAGAGATCTTTGTTCACCATGCAAGAAACATTCACAACATATGCATCTATGATAACCAAGATGTGTATGCAAAATTCTCTTTCACATACAACCCTGATGAGACTTTATCCACAAGAATCATCAATGGAGGTGGAAAGAATCCAACATTCAATGAGAATCTAAGGATGAAGATCTCCAATGTTGATGATGCAGTTCTAAAGTGTGAGATTTGGATGTTTAGTAGAGCAAGGAATCACTTGGAGGATCAGCTTCTTGGATTCTCTTTGGTTCCAATTTCTCAAGTTCTTAttggaaaaggaaaaggaaaagtgACTCAAGATTATAGCCTCTCTTCCACTGATCTTTTCCATTCACCAGCTGGAACAGTTCAATTGACACTCTCCTTAGACACAAACAAttctaattttgatttgatatcATCCGAATCTGCGAAAACCTCTTCAATTTCTTCAGAAGTGGTGTTGCTTGACAGAAAAGTAACAGAGGTTATGGTTGATCCGGTTGAGTATTCGAGGATTGTGTTTCCTGATATTGGCGTGGCGAAGGAGAATCAAGAAATGGCAACTGATTACTTCAATTCTTGCTCTTCTAGAGGGCTGCTACTGCCATTCCTTCGCCTCGGCGCAACCAATGACTGTGAAATGAATCCTGTTTCTCCAAATGAGAGTATTCATCAGAACTCAGGTTTCTTAAGCTCCACAACTACAAGCCTAAGTGATGATAGAGATAGAAACTCGTCTGCAGATTCGATTCAGAAAAAGAATAATTCTTGCAATGTTTCAATCAGTGTTATAGAAGGCAGTGTTAGTAACTCTCCAGATACGCCAACTTCCAAGAAAGAAGGCGAATCCATAGACGAAAAAGAAAGCGAAAAGAGTGATGATAGTGAGAAGAAAGTTGGGAAATTTGGTCAAGTTTTTTCAGCTCCATTAGGGAACATGAACATGAATATGAATTTGGAAGCTGAACAATCTGCAATGCAGAAACAAATAGTGGATATGTATATGAGAAGCATGCAACAATTCACAGAATCCTTAGCAAGAATGAAGCTACCTATGGAAATTGACAAATCTGAAAGAAAAGATCAAGATTGTGGTGATGTGATTCAGAATCATGAAAGcagcaataacaacaacatCATATCAGAAATTGATGATGTTAGTAATAATAGTACGAAGAAAAAAGATGGATCAAGAGTGTTTTATGGTAGCAGGGCATTCTTCTAAAACCATTATTCATTACTCAGAAATTAGTACTAATGTTGTTACTCTTATTCTTATTATCATAACATAAAGTACTCTTGATATTTGTTTATGACATATTTTTAGTTCATAATGTTGTGTCTTTTATGGATTGATTaaatgtttgtttgtttgtatttACTAAACACTTTTCCATGATTATGTTTTTTGTTACCTTGATGCAATCATAAGCTATGTCTGAATATCAATTCATCACTACTATGCCATTCAAATTCTCACCATTATTGTGAACTCTGATGAGGATCAGATTAGGTTAGATAATATTATTACATATTGCATTCTTTGATTTGTTATGTTTAGTTAGTGACTTAGTGttacaaaaattcaattttaagaGACAGtagtatgtatatattatatcttATATTGCTTAACTTTAAGTGAAATCAATATAGTTTGTGCTAAAATATTTGTTCACAATTAAATTAGGTATTTTATTGCAGAGGATTTTAAGAGATGAAAATATACTTTAGATATTAGTTTTAGGATACTGTTTTTTAatgtgtgaaaatgtgaaataaTCATGTATAAATAACTGAGGATTTTAGTTAGGTAAACGGAGAAAATGAAATTGTctaaaaaatatgagaaaaaacTGTGTATATGATTATGAATTTTAGTTCATATAAGTAGTGAATTTCAGGATTCTAAATTCATGCCATGTATATATGTAGAAGACCTTATATTGGTAATCCACTCACAACAAAAGCAAAAACTTCCCttgctttttcaaaattttaaggtCTTTActttcatgaaaaaaaaaaggtgagtttttttatttactctaTATATTATGTACTTTTTGAATCTGTAGGTGAGTCaccaccaaatttaaaaaaggtTATATTTGATGGCATTAGGATGGGGTTTGATTCCTTTTGGGGTGGCTTCCATTTCTTGTCCCATCAAACCAATATGTAATATCTTATATATCTTTTGCGAAAATGTTTCTTGAATATTTGTCATTATATACAATATATAAACCAAGGACACTTGGTTGAGTTATGTGTTTTAATATTGTTCGGTTGCTCGTTAGAAAGGTGAATCGGATGGTTGGCGGGTTGAGAACAATGGGTTGATCGAGTGTATTTCTGGATTTGGGTGCAAATTTTATGGAAAAGCATTGTTTCTAGTGTCGGTGGGTTAAATGCTAAAGTGAGCGTCTATATAATGAGACGGCTAATTAGGATAAGAATAATGTATTTTTAGAGAAGAATACGTCCCTCTCTATTTATACCTTGTATTTCGGGTGGGTCCTTTGCTCTGGACCTATCCGTCTGGAAGCTTCTATCAGCTATCCAAGTCTCCATCAAGGTGTGAGGCGACATGCGGGTCGACGACCCGTCAGGTCGGCAGTCCGTATAATCGACTCCCGGCTCTTGTTGGACTGGGCTGGAACACATATTGAACATATTTTAAATACGACATCCATCTAATATATTTAGACATATTTAAATACTTTCACGTATTAGCgcgtttaattttattcttaatttatattttagagatgaatatacaaataatatatattatttgttaaaactaaaaattatcttAGATACTTTATATAGtcaaataaaacattaaaaacactttaaaaattattttgtactttaatatcaataaaatatctaaGATTTGATTAcgaattatctaaaaaaatattttatattatataatgtgTATGTCATGTGTCTTACAAAAACTTGAAATTAGTTTGTTTGCGTGTTCTAGCTGTGTTATGTTCATGCTTCATAAATACCAAcacttattttattacttttagaATTTAGAGTGACTTTATTTCTAACACTTAAACtcctctttttatcttttaggtGTCTAATTATCactcatttttaaatattattcaaataacatcaatttatttatttattttaatatcctCTGAAAACAAAGATAAGAAGTTTTGTGTCATGATCAAAGGCTGAGAAATAAGAGCCAAAATTTGTTATCGTGGGGGAAGATATGCACCAATTTTGTCAACCCAAAATGGAGCACCTTCTGAACAAAAAAAATGCTCTTAATCATAGAGGGACAAAGATATCTAACACAAGCAATCCAAAATCCACATCCATATTGCTGTTAATTGAATTTCTAACAAttattcatgattttttttttcttttgagatTGCTAGTTGATAGGTTTTTCTAAATATATTcttttagaaaattaataaatcaaattatttttaattatttttaggaaTATATTCAATTGATGAATTACTTTAAAAAATCCCTCTAATTTGATGTGGCCTATCACTTATGCAGTTTGTTAATGTTAGCTATAAAGTTGCTTtattgaccaaaaaaaaatgttactttaatagtttaatttatattgTTACATTACAATGTAGTGAACCCATCAGTGATTATATTAAGGGGGAGATTATTTCtgattttccatttttttaggtgcTTCAGATAacttgttagattttattaattacCACTTACTACTTCTGCTTTGAGGCGGATAATTGGGATTACAAAGTGAAAAAACGAATTGTTATGAGCATATAAACATAACAAAAGAAGGTAGATTTAGGCTTACGAGGGAGaatataaattgaattattgtttaatttttatatactaataatataaaatattttatataattatttaattatatttattttttaaatgatcttTTAGAttgtcaatataaaaaataattatttttgtttatatgatattaggctaatttttttatattaaaaaaattggtgtgTATGTCTTTAATATGgaggtttttttttaattattaccaaacaaattgttaaagagagaagaggaaaataAAATTTGGATCCAATTTGAATGAGGTACACAAATCTAAGAATTAAATTTGtgcattataaaaattttaaaaattcaaatacacaAATTTGATGTCAGATTTGTGTTTTCAATAACAAACAGTAACACTACATGattagtaaatattattattttttatcattaataatttgtattcatattttttatcagTAACACTACATGACTAGtaaatattattcatatttatCATTAATAAACTCCCTttctaaattctctcatctacctctctcaatttttctatttctctatactatttttattctatatataatttatattttatattagtacataatttgacaaatcaaaatatgccATCTgatattttttacaattaaaataaaaatatttcttctaaaattaacaaactctcactctc comes from the Arachis duranensis cultivar V14167 chromosome 7, aradu.V14167.gnm2.J7QH, whole genome shotgun sequence genome and includes:
- the LOC107496623 gene encoding uncharacterized protein LOC107496623; the encoded protein is MDSFNEGHQSSSFRYNPNLNMANHAADDDNEEEDEAGEFSGVLEIFVHHARNIHNICIYDNQDVYAKFSFTYNPDETLSTRIINGGGKNPTFNENLRMKISNVDDAVLKCEIWMFSRARNHLEDQLLGFSLVPISQVLIGKGKGKVTQDYSLSSTDLFHSPAGTVQLTLSLDTNNSNFDLISSESAKTSSISSEVVLLDRKVTEVMVDPVEYSRIVFPDIGVAKENQEMATDYFNSCSSRGLLLPFLRLGATNDCEMNPVSPNESIHQNSGFLSSTTTSLSDDRDRNSSADSIQKKNNSCNVSISVIEGSVSNSPDTPTSKKEGESIDEKESEKSDDSEKKVGKFGQVFSAPLGNMNMNMNLEAEQSAMQKQIVDMYMRSMQQFTESLARMKLPMEIDKSERKDQDCGDVIQNHESSNNNNIISEIDDVSNNSTKKKDGSRVFYGSRAFF